CTGGTCCGCCGGGCGCAGCTCTCCCCGGCCGTCGGCCGCTGGCAGGTCATCGTCCTGGAGGACGCCGACCGGCTCACCGAGGGAGCGGGCAATGTGCTCCTCAAGGCCGTGGAGGAGCCCGCTCCGCGCACGGTGTGGCTGCTCTGTGCGCCCTCGCTGGAGGACGTGCTGCCCACCATCCGATCCCGCTGCCGGCACCTGACCCTGCGCACCCCGTCCGTCGACGCCGTCGCCGAGGTGCTGGTGCGGCGCGACGGCATCGAGCCCGCCGTCGCGGCGGCCGCCGCCCGCGCCACCCAGGGGCACATCGGCCGGGCCCGCCGACTCGCCACCGACGAGGCCGCCCGCTCCCGGCGGTCCTCAGTGCTGAAGCTCCCGCTCCGCGTCGACGACGTGGGCGGCTGCCTCAAGGCCGCGCAGGAGCTGGTCGACGCCGCCGCCGAGGACGCCAAGCAGGTCGCGGAAGAGGTAGACACCAAGGAGACCGAGGAACTGAGGGCCGCGCTCGGCGCCGCCGCCGGCACCGGCGGCCGGATGCCGCGCGGTACGGCGGGCGTGATGAAGGAGCTGGAGGACCGGCAGAAGCGCCGCCGCACCCGTACCCAGCGCGACACCCTCGACCTGGCGCTGACCGACCTCACCGGCTTCTACCGGGACGTGCTGGCCCTGCAGCTCGGCTCTTCGGTGGCCATCGCAAATGAGGAGATACGGCACGACCTGGACCGGATCGCCCGCGAGTCCGGCCCGGAGCGGACCCTGCGGCGGATCGAGGCGATCATCGCCTGCCGGGACGCCCTCGACCGGAACGTGGCCCCGCTCCTCGCGGTAGAGGCGATGACGATGTCCCTGCGCGCCGGCTGACCAGGGACCAGGGACAAAGAGCCAGGGACCAGGGACCAAGGGCCAAGGACCAGGGGCTGCCGAGGCCCTGTCCAGGCCCTGTTGACCGGCTCACCCGTACGGGCGGACCGGCCTCCGGGGCAGGGATCGGCCCCGTTCCCCGCCCTGCCCGGCGCGCGCCTCCCGCACCGCAGGGCCGTCGGGTGCAGCGGGCCCGATGGGCGGGGTCGGCAGGCCGTACGCTCCGGGGATGGACACCAGTCGCCTGCTGCGTACGACCGGAACCGTGATCGCAGCCGCCGGGCTGCTCCTCTCCGGGTGCACCTCGGGAGGATCGGGGGGACCCCGGGCCGCCGCGTCCTCCGACGCCCGGATGTCCGTGGACGAGCCCGCGCTGCGCCCGTACTACGAGCAGGAGCTGAGCTGGCGGGAGTGCGGTGTCCCCGGCTTCGAGTGCGCCACGATGAAGGCCCCGCTGGACTACGCGAAGCCCGGCTCCGGCCAGGACGTCGACATCGCGGTGGCCCGCCGCAAGGCCACCGGCCCCGGCAAGCGGCTCGGTTCGCTCGTGGTCAACCCGGGAGGCCCGGGCGGCTCAGGCATCGGCTACCTCCAGGCGTACGCGGGCATCGGCTACCCCGCTCCGGTCCGCGCGCGGTACGACATGGTGTCCTTCGACCCGCGCGGGGTGGACCGCAGCAGCCCCGTCGAGTGCATGACCGGCCCGGCCATGGACAAGTACACCCAGGTGGACCAGACCCCGGACGACGCGGCCGAGCGGGCTCGGCTGGTGGCGGCCTTCAAGGAGTTCGCGGCGGGCTGCGAGGAGCGCTCCGGGCGGATCCTGCCGCACGTGTCCACCGTGGACGCCGCCCGGGACATGGACCTGCTGCGCGCGGTGCTCGGCGACGAGAAGCTCACGTACGTCGGAGCCTCGTACGGCACCTTCCTGGGGGCGACGTACGCGGAGCTGTTCCCCGACCGGGTCGGTCGACTGGTCCTGGACGGTGCGATGGACCCCACCCGGTCCGCGCTGGACCTGAGCCGGGACCAGACGGCGGGCTTCGAGACGGCCTTCGTCTCCTTCGCCAAGGACTGCGCGAAGCAGCCCGACTGCCCGCTCGGCAAGGGGGGAGCGGAGGCGATGGGGGAGCGCCTGAAGGAGTTCTTCCGCAAGGCCGACGCCCAGGCCGTCCCCACCGGGGAGCCGGCCCGCCCGCTGGGCGAATACCTCGCGACGACCGGGGTGATCGACGCGCTGTACGACGAGAGCGCCTGGCCGCAGCTGCGGGAGGCGCTCACGGCCGCCATGGACGGAGACGGCGCCGCCATGCTCGCCCTCGCCGACAGCTACTACCAGCGCGAGCCGGACGGCAGGTACGCCAACCTGATGTACGCCAACGCCGCCGTGAACTGCCTTGACCAGCCGCCGGCCTTCAGGGGCCCGGAGGCCGTGGACGCCGCCCTGCCCTCCTTCGAGAAGGCCTCCCCGGTCTTCGGCGCGTACATGGCCTGGGCCTCCCTGAACTGCACGTACTGGCCGGTGAAGGCCACGGGCACGGCGAAGCCCCTGACGGGGAAGGGCGCCCCTCCGATCGTGGTGGTGGGCACCACCCGCGACCCGGCGACCCCGTACAAGTGGGCGGAGGCCCTGGCGGGGCAACTCGAATCGGGCACCCTCCTCACCTACGACGGCGACGGCCACACGGCGTACGGCCGCGGCAGCGACTGCATCGACACGTCGATCAACACGTACCTCCTGGAGGGCAAGCCCCCGACGGACGGCAAGAAGTGCTGACGCCACGCCCCGGCAGAACCCGGTTCAAGGCACCCGTCCAGAGCCTGTAGACTTGGCGCCGCTGCTGATGAGAGCCCCTCTTCGAGGGAACACTTGTCTAACCAGCGGTGCCGCCTTAGCTCAGTTGGCCAGAGCAACGCACTCGTAATGCGTAGGTCTCGGGTTCGAATCCCGAAGGCGGCTCTGTAGAACCCCCAGGACTCACTCGCCGTGACCTGGGGGTTTTGCTATTTCCGGGGCCGGTCGGCGCGTGCGTCGGCTGGGGCCCGAGACCCCGTGCCTGAGCCTTAGTTCGGATCGGAGCGCTGCTTCGTGATTCGGGCCAGCCATGCCCATCGGGCCAGTCCGCCGATGGCGAGCGAGGTGAGGATCGCGCCCCAGTCGATGACGTGGGGGAGGCCGGGGAAGAACGCGAAGAAGGCGACGGACGCGGCGGCCCCGGTGAGGAAGGCGGTGACGCCGGCGCGGCGGCGTTTGGCTTCCCAGGCGGGGTCTTCGGGAGTGGGCTGGATGGTCATGTGCGGCTGCTCACTTCGTGATGTGGTGGCACTGGCCGGCCCGGCGAACGCCGTTGACGTTGATGTACGCGCACGCCTTCCCGTAGTGGGGCAGTTTCTGGGGGGAGTTGTCGCGCATCGGGTTGATCTTGCACTCGGTGTGGGTCTTGCCGCGGGAGGTGCGGTATGTCTTGTTGCTGGTGTCCGCGTAGGTGAAGTCGATGCGCCAGTTGCAGAAGCCTGCGTTGAGGGCTCCAACGAAACCGCAGTCGACGCCGGCGTTCTGGTACGTGATGTTCTTGCCGTCACCGCGGATGATGTGGGTGAACATGCAGCCCGTGGGGACCTTCATGGTGACGCCTCCGATCTGGTAGTCGAAGGTGGCCACAGGGGTGGAGCCGATGGCGCCGGCGTGCGCCTGTGCGGGGGTAAGACGGCCAGCATGACCGTTGTGGCGAGAGCGGCGGTGATTCGCGGCGTCCAGGGCGTGCCCATCCGTTTTCCCTTCCAGCGGAGTGTGTGTGCAGATCGGAACTCCCGCCGGTCGTCGCAGGGTGCCGCCCCGAGAAGCAATCCACTACGAAGAGTGATTAACGGATCGAAATGCTGACCGCCCGTAACCGTGGCCTCTTCAGTGCAGTAGGGCGAAGGTGATTCCTGCCACCGTTCCGCCCAGGAGCGTTCCCGCGATGACCTGCGCCAGGGTGTGGTCGCGCAGGGCTATGCGGGACCAGCCGATCAGGGCGACCAGGGGGTACGCGGTCAGGAGCCACGGGCTGTAGTCCAGGGCGAGCATGACGACGCTGCCGGAGGAGACGGCGGCGTGGACGGAGATCTTCCAGGCGAAGGTGATGGCCAGGAGGATCGTCAGGGTGGTGACCATTGCCGCGATGAGGGCGACCATCACCTGCGGAGCGTTCAGGAATCTCATCAGCAGGGTGCCGGAAGTGACCGAGCAGATGATGAAGGCCATGACCACGAGCCGCTGCTGACGTACGCCGAGGTGACGGTCGGCCCAGGTGCCGCGTCGGATGCCGAACTTGATGAAGAGCACCGGGATGACCGCCGCGAAGAGCGCGCCGAACAGGCCCCAGCCGACCCCGCCCAGTCCGTCGGCGTGCCAGCCGATGAGGAGGGTGACGGCGATGATCCAGTTCTTCGGCTCGAAGCCGTCCGTGACGAAGCGGGCGGCGCGGGACTCCGGCGGGGCGGCGGAGACGCTTTCGGTGCTGGTCACTGGTGGGCCTTCTGCTGGGCGGAGGGGTGGCTGTCGGGCGAGCGGTGAGCGTGCGCGCCGTGGGTGCGGACGAAGTCCCGTACGGTCTCGTCGGCCCGGGCGGCGTCGATCCGCCGGAGCCATTGGGCTTCGGCGTCGAGGTCGAGGTCGAGCTCCGAGTCGTCGCCGGCGGAACCGGCGTCCCGG
This genomic window from Streptomyces sp. NBC_01351 contains:
- a CDS encoding DNA polymerase III subunit delta' yields the protein MPVWDDLVGQERVQTQLAAAARDADALVTAVSEGTARPAASKMTHAWLFTGPPGSGRSTAARAFAAALQCTSPDRALGGEPGCGFCDGCHTTVIGTHADVEIVRTDLLSIGVKETRDLVRRAQLSPAVGRWQVIVLEDADRLTEGAGNVLLKAVEEPAPRTVWLLCAPSLEDVLPTIRSRCRHLTLRTPSVDAVAEVLVRRDGIEPAVAAAAARATQGHIGRARRLATDEAARSRRSSVLKLPLRVDDVGGCLKAAQELVDAAAEDAKQVAEEVDTKETEELRAALGAAAGTGGRMPRGTAGVMKELEDRQKRRRTRTQRDTLDLALTDLTGFYRDVLALQLGSSVAIANEEIRHDLDRIARESGPERTLRRIEAIIACRDALDRNVAPLLAVEAMTMSLRAG
- a CDS encoding alpha/beta hydrolase — protein: MDTSRLLRTTGTVIAAAGLLLSGCTSGGSGGPRAAASSDARMSVDEPALRPYYEQELSWRECGVPGFECATMKAPLDYAKPGSGQDVDIAVARRKATGPGKRLGSLVVNPGGPGGSGIGYLQAYAGIGYPAPVRARYDMVSFDPRGVDRSSPVECMTGPAMDKYTQVDQTPDDAAERARLVAAFKEFAAGCEERSGRILPHVSTVDAARDMDLLRAVLGDEKLTYVGASYGTFLGATYAELFPDRVGRLVLDGAMDPTRSALDLSRDQTAGFETAFVSFAKDCAKQPDCPLGKGGAEAMGERLKEFFRKADAQAVPTGEPARPLGEYLATTGVIDALYDESAWPQLREALTAAMDGDGAAMLALADSYYQREPDGRYANLMYANAAVNCLDQPPAFRGPEAVDAALPSFEKASPVFGAYMAWASLNCTYWPVKATGTAKPLTGKGAPPIVVVGTTRDPATPYKWAEALAGQLESGTLLTYDGDGHTAYGRGSDCIDTSINTYLLEGKPPTDGKKC